A genomic window from Sporosarcina sp. Marseille-Q4063 includes:
- a CDS encoding carbohydrate kinase, translating to MNKEKQILHHIKINPFISQQELSAKVGLSRSAVANYIANLTKRGEIKGRAYILQEESSIVCIGGANTDRKARSDQEVRLYSSNPVKTTEVCGGVARNFAENLSRLGYNTSLMTSIGDDKEGDWLLQETKNHGVDVSQVWILQTERTGTYTTLLDENGETVVAMADMNIYEKITIPMIEEKWSYIVASQAVFMDTNISVECIDYVINRCRDENISLYIDPISSAKVNKLPHRLEGVEVLMLSQEEAEVLGEAKIDSIEDCENTANKIRERGVQKVIILLSDQGVYYSSPTESGHLSPFKTEIVDVTGASDAFSSCTIYGLLHEESLLTACQLGLAGSALTLQTEESVSIHLRPEKIYEIVKEYAQN from the coding sequence TTGAACAAAGAAAAACAGATTTTACACCATATCAAAATAAACCCATTCATTTCGCAACAAGAATTATCAGCCAAGGTTGGTTTATCGCGGTCAGCGGTTGCGAACTATATAGCGAACTTGACCAAACGCGGTGAAATCAAAGGGCGTGCTTATATTCTCCAAGAAGAATCGTCAATCGTCTGCATCGGCGGGGCTAACACGGATCGAAAAGCGCGGTCAGATCAAGAAGTGCGTTTATATTCGTCGAATCCAGTAAAAACGACCGAGGTTTGCGGTGGTGTCGCGCGAAATTTCGCCGAAAATTTAAGTCGACTCGGCTATAATACGTCGCTTATGACCTCAATCGGGGATGACAAAGAAGGCGACTGGTTGCTGCAGGAAACGAAAAATCACGGCGTTGATGTTAGCCAAGTGTGGATTTTGCAGACCGAACGCACGGGGACTTACACGACTTTGTTGGACGAAAACGGGGAAACGGTCGTCGCCATGGCCGATATGAACATTTACGAAAAGATTACTATTCCGATGATTGAAGAAAAGTGGTCCTATATTGTTGCCTCGCAAGCCGTTTTTATGGACACGAATATTTCCGTGGAATGCATAGATTATGTGATTAATCGATGCAGGGATGAAAATATCTCTTTGTACATCGACCCGATTTCTTCAGCAAAAGTAAATAAACTCCCCCACCGTCTTGAAGGTGTGGAAGTGCTAATGCTTAGCCAGGAAGAAGCAGAAGTCCTCGGCGAAGCAAAAATCGACTCAATCGAGGACTGCGAAAACACCGCCAATAAAATCCGAGAACGCGGCGTTCAAAAAGTCATTATTTTACTTTCTGACCAAGGCGTTTATTATTCCTCTCCAACTGAATCCGGACATCTCTCACCTTTCAAAACTGAAATTGTCGATGTCACAGGCGCTAGCGACGCATTTTCTTCCTGTACAATCTATGGACTCTTGCACGAAGAATCGCTATTGACCGCATGCCAATTAGGGCTCGCCGGTTCAGCGCTAACCTTGCAAACCGAGGAATCTGTATCGATTCATTTGAGACCTGAGAAGATTTATGAAATTGTGAAAGAATACGCACAAAATTAA
- a CDS encoding CPBP family intramembrane glutamic endopeptidase, which yields MFKNESGQIRAGWLVLLAFVALIIVQQLFSLPGTLLLIFAEAPSLINGETGTADIVTALDTHPWIFLLMQGGGSVGGILITYLLWRFINKGTIKQLGFRGSLKDLWFGLFLGAISITVIFIVLLATGNVTLVNPLSSPQFSVYTISFLILFILVGFSEEMFFRGYVMSTMASRGNKKWVVYVASALIFSIAHGLNPNVSILGLINIAVVGILFAYMFYATNSLWLPIGYHIMWNYFQGNVFGFAVSGTAPNGIYSVETVAGRDWLTGGAFGLEGGLMATVLILVGFVATRVYCKLRDYDQEKSL from the coding sequence ATGTTTAAAAATGAATCGGGTCAAATTCGTGCTGGATGGCTTGTTTTATTGGCCTTTGTCGCTTTAATAATTGTTCAACAGTTATTTTCACTTCCTGGTACACTACTATTGATTTTCGCAGAAGCACCTTCTCTTATTAATGGTGAAACAGGTACCGCTGATATCGTAACTGCTCTTGATACGCATCCATGGATTTTCTTGTTGATGCAAGGCGGTGGATCCGTTGGCGGTATTCTAATCACTTACTTGTTATGGCGGTTTATTAACAAAGGAACCATAAAACAGTTGGGCTTTAGAGGTTCTTTAAAAGACTTATGGTTCGGACTTTTTCTCGGTGCAATTTCAATTACCGTGATTTTTATTGTGTTGTTGGCGACTGGGAATGTGACACTTGTGAATCCATTGTCGAGTCCGCAATTCTCGGTGTATACGATTAGTTTTCTAATTTTGTTCATTCTTGTTGGTTTCTCGGAGGAAATGTTTTTCAGGGGCTACGTCATGTCCACGATGGCGAGCAGAGGGAATAAAAAGTGGGTAGTCTACGTGGCATCCGCTTTGATTTTCAGCATCGCGCACGGTTTAAATCCCAATGTCAGTATTTTAGGGTTGATCAATATCGCGGTAGTCGGTATTTTATTCGCGTATATGTTTTATGCGACAAATAGTCTGTGGTTGCCAATTGGCTATCATATTATGTGGAATTATTTTCAAGGAAATGTTTTTGGTTTTGCGGTCAGTGGGACGGCGCCGAATGGTATTTATAGCGTTGAAACAGTTGCAGGGCGTGATTGGTTAACAGGTGGTGCGTTTGGGTTAGAAGGTGGATTGATGGCAACGGTGCTTATTTTGGTGGGGTTTGTTGCTACTAGGGTTTATTGTAAGTTGCGGGATTATGATCAGGAGAAGAGCCTTTAA
- a CDS encoding GntP family permease → MVEGNMLIVIFILSLAALFFMILKLKVEPFMSLIGVALAAALVLGFPLAEIPGIVATGFGSTLIGVGILIGLGIIYGQILGASGAIEKIAQAVLRLFGAKRSAAGLSITGVAVSIPVFFDAAFVILSGLVKSLSKRTGISIVTFVTALGVGLIVSHSMIPPTPGPLVVAENTGADLGLFILYGILCAIPSTLIGGYFYGTFIGKRIKVTDSVDVEEELPVEETKTGKEISTGLSLFLLALPIGLILLNTVTKLWLPAGPLTTLLGFIGDKNVALFISVVVGLIVLRPYIQVPYSKLYDEAMNSAGMIILVTGAGGAFGAVISQSGIGDYLVATMQSWSMPVLLLAFIFSQILRASLGSTTVALITTSSILGPLAVELGASPVLLGLAICAGAIGLSLPNDSGFWVVNKFGRLTIPQTLQAWTIGGFIAGLSALGMVLLLSLFSGFLPGL, encoded by the coding sequence ATGGTAGAAGGAAATATGTTAATTGTGATTTTTATCTTATCGCTAGCCGCGTTATTTTTCATGATATTGAAGCTCAAAGTTGAGCCTTTTATGTCACTAATTGGGGTAGCACTTGCAGCGGCTCTTGTTCTCGGATTTCCGTTAGCGGAAATACCAGGTATCGTAGCAACTGGTTTTGGATCCACATTAATCGGTGTTGGGATATTAATTGGACTGGGCATTATTTACGGTCAAATTCTTGGTGCATCGGGTGCAATTGAAAAAATTGCGCAAGCAGTACTACGATTATTCGGTGCAAAAAGATCGGCAGCCGGATTATCCATTACAGGTGTTGCTGTATCAATCCCGGTCTTTTTCGATGCAGCTTTCGTTATTTTAAGCGGGCTTGTAAAAAGTTTGTCGAAAAGAACTGGAATTTCTATTGTTACATTTGTAACGGCGCTTGGTGTCGGTCTCATTGTATCTCACAGTATGATTCCGCCAACGCCAGGTCCATTAGTCGTTGCTGAAAATACCGGTGCGGATTTAGGATTATTTATTTTATACGGTATTCTTTGTGCAATCCCTTCCACACTTATTGGTGGCTACTTTTACGGTACGTTTATCGGAAAACGTATAAAAGTCACGGATTCCGTTGATGTGGAGGAGGAATTGCCTGTTGAGGAAACAAAAACAGGTAAGGAAATTTCTACAGGTTTATCGTTATTTCTACTAGCGTTGCCGATTGGTTTAATCCTTCTGAACACAGTGACAAAGTTATGGCTTCCGGCAGGGCCCCTCACAACGCTTCTTGGATTTATCGGGGACAAAAACGTAGCGCTTTTCATTAGTGTGGTTGTTGGATTGATTGTTTTACGACCATATATTCAAGTACCTTATAGTAAATTATATGATGAAGCGATGAACTCGGCTGGAATGATTATTTTAGTGACTGGTGCGGGTGGTGCTTTTGGAGCGGTGATTAGCCAAAGTGGGATTGGGGATTATTTAGTCGCAACTATGCAAAGCTGGAGTATGCCAGTTCTGTTGTTGGCGTTTATATTCTCGCAAATTTTACGTGCTTCTCTCGGATCGACTACTGTCGCGCTTATTACGACATCTTCAATATTGGGGCCTCTAGCTGTGGAATTGGGTGCATCTCCTGTTTTACTGGGACTTGCAATTTGTGCGGGCGCAATCGGTCTTTCGTTACCGAATGATTCAGGATTCTGGGTTGTTAACAAATTTGGTCGCTTAACAATCCCGCAAACTCTTCAAGCCTGGACTATTGGTGGATTTATTGCTGGGCTTTCGGCATTGGGAATGGTATTGCTACTTAGTCTGTTTAGCGGATTCTTGCCGGGCTTGTAA
- a CDS encoding pseudouridine-5'-phosphate glycosidase translates to MKNYIEISQEVKKAQSEGKAIVALESTIISHGMPYPQNVKMAREVEQIIRDNGAVPATIALIDGKIKIGLTSDELELFGNSSGVAKVSRRDLAQVVASKQLGATTVATTMICAEMAGIKTFVTGGIGGVHRGAETTMDISADLEELAQTNVAVICAGAKSILDLPLTLEYLETKGVPVIGYETEYLPAFYTRSSEYKLNFSTDSIDVIAETLKTKWELDLKGGVVIANPIPEEHAMDEDFINGIINQAIKEAEENNIVGKDSTPFLLGKVKDLTEGKSLDVNIELVKHNAKVGAQIAVSLNEKTQVQ, encoded by the coding sequence ATGAAAAACTACATCGAAATATCACAAGAGGTAAAAAAAGCGCAATCGGAAGGTAAAGCAATCGTCGCTTTGGAATCAACAATTATTTCACACGGCATGCCTTATCCACAAAACGTAAAAATGGCTCGTGAAGTTGAACAAATTATTCGCGATAACGGTGCTGTTCCAGCAACAATTGCACTTATCGACGGGAAAATTAAAATCGGTTTAACTTCTGATGAGCTAGAGTTGTTTGGAAACAGTTCTGGTGTTGCGAAAGTATCACGACGCGACTTGGCTCAAGTTGTCGCTTCAAAACAACTCGGCGCAACTACTGTTGCAACAACAATGATCTGTGCTGAAATGGCTGGCATCAAAACGTTTGTAACAGGCGGTATTGGCGGCGTTCACCGCGGTGCTGAAACGACGATGGATATTTCAGCTGACCTAGAAGAATTGGCTCAAACTAATGTAGCGGTAATCTGTGCAGGCGCGAAATCAATTCTTGATCTGCCACTTACGCTAGAATACCTGGAAACAAAAGGCGTTCCTGTAATCGGTTATGAAACAGAATATCTGCCAGCATTCTACACAAGAAGCAGTGAGTACAAACTAAACTTCTCCACTGATTCAATCGATGTCATTGCTGAAACATTGAAGACGAAGTGGGAATTAGACCTTAAAGGCGGCGTTGTTATCGCTAACCCAATTCCTGAAGAGCATGCAATGGACGAAGATTTCATCAATGGAATTATTAACCAAGCGATTAAAGAAGCAGAAGAAAATAATATTGTCGGTAAAGACAGTACGCCGTTCTTGCTTGGAAAAGTTAAAGACTTAACAGAAGGCAAGAGCCTTGATGTAAATATCGAATTGGTAAAACATAACGCTAAAGTCGGCGCACAAATCGCAGTTAGCTTAAACGAAAAAACTCAAGTACAGTAA
- a CDS encoding NERD domain-containing protein — MTFVKKPFLARFVDALKDKEELKTPIIVKHGDSMDLEIARLQKELADKKSPDDRKKIEQQIKYLEIGKAGEQSLLFELTNSFLPMMILHDVYIEHKGLNAQFDFIIVTRKFFMVIEVKKYYGNITVNEKGEFIRTVNRGSRTVFKEGMYSPVRQVERQVEVLQSMLKDHKIIERTPILHAVAFANEKTVIDLKKAPKNIKDKVFRSDGIVTFLKAELAKKSPMHFFDKRMQDFAEYIKGQHINKHLLENPDEEEVSFYTEEEEVPVAATVEVEPVPVSNEDLEVKLKEFRKKTADESGRKAFHIFTNKTLDSLIEIKPTTLEDLRKVPGIGDKKIEEFGAELVGIINDN, encoded by the coding sequence ATGACTTTTGTAAAGAAACCGTTTTTGGCACGCTTTGTTGATGCATTAAAAGATAAAGAAGAATTGAAAACGCCCATTATTGTTAAACATGGCGATTCGATGGATTTGGAAATTGCACGACTACAAAAAGAATTGGCTGACAAGAAATCACCAGATGATCGTAAAAAAATCGAGCAACAAATAAAGTATCTAGAAATCGGCAAGGCTGGCGAGCAGTCGTTACTATTTGAATTAACGAATTCGTTTCTGCCAATGATGATATTGCATGACGTCTACATCGAGCATAAGGGATTGAATGCCCAGTTCGATTTTATTATCGTGACAAGGAAATTTTTTATGGTTATTGAAGTGAAGAAATACTACGGCAATATTACGGTTAATGAAAAAGGCGAATTTATCAGAACCGTGAACCGTGGGAGTCGCACAGTTTTTAAAGAGGGAATGTATAGTCCGGTACGCCAAGTCGAGCGACAAGTAGAGGTTCTTCAATCAATGCTGAAGGATCATAAAATTATTGAAAGAACACCGATTCTTCACGCGGTTGCATTTGCGAATGAAAAGACCGTTATTGATTTGAAAAAGGCGCCTAAAAATATAAAAGATAAAGTATTTCGTTCTGATGGTATTGTTACGTTTTTAAAAGCTGAATTGGCCAAGAAATCTCCAATGCACTTCTTTGATAAAAGAATGCAAGATTTCGCGGAATACATCAAAGGACAACATATCAACAAGCATTTGCTAGAGAATCCTGACGAGGAAGAAGTCAGCTTCTATACAGAAGAGGAAGAAGTTCCAGTCGCTGCAACTGTTGAAGTAGAACCGGTACCAGTTTCGAATGAAGACTTGGAAGTAAAGTTAAAAGAATTCCGTAAAAAAACCGCGGACGAATCTGGAAGAAAGGCGTTCCATATCTTTACGAATAAAACCTTGGATTCTCTCATAGAAATAAAACCAACTACACTTGAAGACTTGCGAAAAGTACCAGGAATAGGCGATAAAAAGATAGAAGAGTTTGGAGCGGAATTGGTGGGAATAATAAATGATAATTAA
- a CDS encoding protein-glutamine gamma-glutamyltransferase — protein sequence MIQIGEKSFQQNDLRPTDKMESTILQRINESSTVYSYQSIAELSYELKLRKSIIDSAKAMDLSNVRFEVFKNSRCNPGYWILTNVGGFQLRAGVKPSDAIRDIYMNSSRYAFECATAMVIIYYHAFLNLIGDDLFNQLFQDIYLYSWHADSDLGLKAYHTRDFIPGDVVYFNNPDFDPKRPQWRGENAVVLGDGTYFGHGFGVQTAEQMIRTLNRSRKRESNRSAYLSNLVARPSFKQLSDTLVVRQVYSIPKYQPTVVHHGDSSISFDQYMFI from the coding sequence ATGATCCAAATAGGTGAGAAATCATTTCAACAAAATGACTTGCGACCAACTGATAAGATGGAAAGCACAATCCTTCAGCGGATAAATGAAAGCTCAACTGTTTATTCCTATCAATCCATTGCAGAGTTATCGTATGAGCTGAAGTTGCGCAAAAGTATTATAGATAGTGCAAAAGCTATGGATCTAAGTAATGTTCGATTTGAGGTATTTAAAAATTCGCGTTGCAATCCCGGGTACTGGATCTTAACGAATGTTGGTGGATTTCAGCTACGAGCTGGCGTAAAACCATCAGATGCGATTCGTGATATCTACATGAACAGTTCCCGGTATGCATTCGAATGCGCAACGGCAATGGTTATTATTTATTATCATGCCTTTCTTAACCTGATTGGCGATGATTTATTCAATCAATTATTTCAAGACATTTATTTATACAGCTGGCATGCCGATTCGGACCTCGGATTAAAAGCCTATCATACGCGCGATTTTATCCCCGGAGATGTCGTTTATTTTAATAATCCCGATTTTGATCCTAAAAGGCCTCAGTGGCGAGGGGAGAATGCTGTTGTTTTGGGAGATGGTACGTATTTTGGTCACGGCTTCGGGGTCCAGACAGCTGAACAAATGATTCGTACTTTGAATAGAAGTAGAAAACGAGAGAGCAATCGATCAGCCTATTTATCCAATTTAGTTGCCAGACCGTCGTTTAAACAATTGTCGGATACTTTAGTAGTTCGACAAGTTTATTCGATACCTAAATATCAACCAACAGTTGTTCACCATGGCGACAGTTCAATTTCATTTGATCAATATATGTTTATATAA
- a CDS encoding EamA family transporter has product MWLYPLLVVIAASSYGLVSTIIKLAMLGGFSASEAITSQFFIGFCLAVLIFILTNRTKLSFKGFGILILAGILTAMTNIVYGRSLIYLPASLAVVLLFQFTWIGMVISCIAKRQLPSRIEFISLIVLFAGTIPAAGLIDVDVSQIPIQGWLWGLAAALCFSLFLFVNGKPTASMNLSNRLLLVSFFAFMTTAVFQSPEIIWNGTLFGEGLWVYGLALGLFGMIIPVYLFTIAVPKVGLGMSSILGAFELPIAVLVSVILLRETVTALQIIGIVIIIIGITLPTLQNRNTLSVKNKGTKIKV; this is encoded by the coding sequence ATTTGGTTATATCCTCTATTAGTCGTTATCGCGGCTAGTAGTTATGGTTTAGTTTCGACAATCATTAAACTTGCTATGCTTGGCGGATTTTCGGCTTCTGAAGCTATTACAAGTCAATTTTTTATAGGCTTTTGTCTTGCGGTGCTTATTTTCATTCTAACAAACAGAACGAAGTTAAGCTTTAAAGGCTTTGGTATTCTCATTTTGGCGGGAATATTAACGGCAATGACAAATATCGTTTATGGCAGGTCGTTAATTTATTTGCCCGCGTCATTGGCTGTTGTACTTTTGTTTCAATTTACATGGATCGGCATGGTGATTTCTTGCATAGCGAAACGGCAACTTCCGAGTCGAATTGAATTTATTTCATTAATCGTCTTGTTTGCGGGCACAATACCTGCAGCAGGCTTGATCGATGTTGATGTGTCTCAAATTCCAATTCAAGGTTGGTTATGGGGATTGGCGGCTGCGCTTTGTTTCTCGCTATTCTTATTTGTGAACGGCAAGCCGACTGCAAGCATGAATCTTTCTAACCGATTATTATTGGTTTCGTTTTTCGCATTTATGACGACAGCTGTTTTCCAGTCACCGGAAATTATTTGGAACGGTACTTTATTCGGGGAAGGCTTATGGGTATACGGTTTGGCATTGGGGTTATTCGGCATGATCATTCCAGTATATCTCTTCACGATCGCAGTTCCTAAAGTTGGATTAGGCATGTCTTCAATATTGGGTGCGTTTGAATTGCCGATTGCCGTGTTGGTATCCGTGATTTTGCTCCGCGAAACAGTTACTGCCCTGCAAATAATAGGTATAGTAATCATCATTATTGGGATAACATTACCGACGTTGCAAAATAGGAATACGCTATCGGTTAAAAATAAAGGCACGAAAATAAAAGTTTGA
- a CDS encoding carbohydrate kinase family protein produces MNPIICIGGANVDRKLYAKHEIANGTSNPVKSSRTIGGVARNIAENLGRLGEEVAFISVRGSDSEWREIYDASSPYMNLEHVAEIKNSSTGSYTAVLDRNGDLSIALADMDIFEEITPALLEINSGLLKTAKCIVVDLNCPGETITYLCSFASDNDIPLIIIPVSSPKMERLPKDLSAVSWLIVNKDETETFLDISLDDDKDWEDSVEKWLALGVKNVIVTNGSKGVIAGSQDNGIRYYPAIETPIVVDVTGAGDSFCSGVIYSWLQNKELDYIIQSGLVNSHKTILSEHTVRQELSQKQFKLDMEEIIK; encoded by the coding sequence ATGAATCCGATTATTTGCATAGGCGGTGCTAACGTTGACCGAAAACTCTATGCAAAACATGAAATCGCTAATGGCACGTCTAATCCGGTGAAATCCTCCAGAACAATCGGCGGAGTGGCAAGAAATATCGCTGAAAACCTAGGTAGGCTAGGTGAAGAAGTTGCATTTATTTCAGTAAGGGGAAGCGATTCAGAATGGCGAGAAATCTACGATGCGTCATCTCCTTATATGAATTTAGAACATGTCGCGGAAATTAAAAATTCTTCAACAGGTTCCTATACAGCAGTATTAGATAGAAATGGCGATTTATCCATCGCATTGGCCGATATGGATATTTTCGAAGAGATAACACCCGCTTTATTGGAAATAAACAGCGGACTTTTGAAAACCGCAAAATGCATTGTCGTCGATTTGAATTGTCCTGGTGAAACGATCACTTATCTTTGTTCGTTCGCTTCCGATAATGATATACCATTAATCATCATTCCTGTTTCTTCACCAAAAATGGAAAGACTTCCGAAGGATTTAAGCGCGGTAAGTTGGCTCATCGTCAATAAAGACGAAACAGAAACCTTTCTGGATATCTCGCTTGATGATGATAAAGACTGGGAAGATTCAGTCGAGAAATGGTTAGCTTTGGGCGTAAAAAATGTAATTGTAACGAACGGCTCAAAAGGTGTCATCGCCGGCAGTCAAGATAATGGAATTCGTTATTACCCAGCTATTGAAACACCAATTGTTGTGGATGTTACGGGTGCAGGTGACTCGTTTTGTTCGGGGGTTATTTATTCCTGGCTGCAAAATAAAGAACTTGACTATATCATTCAATCCGGCTTGGTCAATTCACATAAAACAATATTATCTGAGCACACAGTGAGACAAGAATTATCACAAAAGCAATTTAAATTAGATATGGAGGAAATTATAAAATGA
- the thpR gene encoding RNA 2',3'-cyclic phosphodiesterase, translated as MSAHYFIGIKSPTTLEHIMDSYKAKYQLTEVYKVIPHPEDLHVTLLFIGAMSEQSLPSLIESLRMIADKTPVFNMQIDGLSFFGSPSGPRVVYLSIEENKALSALQKEIDETIAAQFNRPVSDRFTPHITIAKKRKTTKKLFIQKEKWEPIEVPVSSFALFTIHPHKSPKYEAVENFLMKQ; from the coding sequence ATGTCCGCACACTACTTTATTGGAATAAAAAGCCCTACGACCCTTGAACATATAATGGATTCTTACAAAGCCAAATATCAGTTGACCGAAGTATACAAAGTAATTCCTCATCCAGAAGACTTACATGTGACACTCCTTTTTATAGGCGCCATGTCAGAACAATCACTGCCCTCTCTGATTGAAAGTCTACGGATGATTGCTGATAAAACACCTGTATTTAACATGCAAATTGACGGATTATCTTTTTTCGGTTCTCCTTCAGGTCCTCGTGTCGTCTATTTGTCGATTGAAGAAAACAAAGCGTTATCAGCGTTGCAAAAAGAAATCGATGAAACCATAGCTGCTCAGTTTAATCGACCCGTTTCCGATCGATTTACACCGCATATAACAATCGCTAAAAAACGTAAAACGACAAAAAAGCTATTTATTCAAAAAGAAAAGTGGGAACCGATTGAAGTTCCGGTTTCAAGCTTCGCCCTTTTTACAATTCACCCACATAAGTCGCCGAAGTACGAGGCGGTTGAAAATTTCTTAATGAAACAGTAA
- a CDS encoding superoxide dismutase family protein: MRKWFLLIAAMGLVLALAACGGDKKDEPVTEPDGVEDNEPVEEADEDATDPADTGELEENEVVRVDLIDAKDTSVGTAELSEEDNGVLVKVKAENLPEGPHGFHFHEAGKCESPDFESAGGHFNPTEAEHGLENDKGPHAGDLPNLEVGKDGKVEEEFVAELVTLKKGEANSLLQDGGTALVIHAEADDGTSQPSGDAGDRIVCGVIQ; this comes from the coding sequence ATGAGGAAATGGTTTTTACTAATAGCCGCAATGGGGTTAGTTTTAGCGCTTGCCGCATGTGGTGGCGACAAGAAGGATGAACCAGTTACAGAACCTGATGGCGTAGAAGATAATGAGCCAGTTGAAGAAGCTGATGAGGATGCAACAGATCCGGCAGATACGGGAGAACTTGAAGAAAATGAAGTGGTAAGAGTCGATTTGATCGATGCGAAAGATACCTCGGTAGGTACGGCAGAATTGTCTGAAGAAGATAATGGCGTGCTTGTAAAAGTGAAAGCGGAGAACTTGCCTGAAGGACCGCATGGTTTTCATTTTCATGAAGCAGGAAAGTGTGAATCGCCCGATTTTGAATCGGCAGGTGGACACTTTAATCCGACAGAAGCAGAACATGGTTTAGAAAATGATAAAGGTCCGCATGCCGGCGACTTGCCGAATCTTGAAGTTGGAAAAGACGGTAAAGTTGAAGAGGAATTTGTTGCAGAACTTGTTACGTTGAAAAAGGGAGAAGCAAATTCATTATTGCAAGATGGTGGGACGGCATTAGTGATTCATGCTGAAGCAGATGACGGAACTAGCCAACCTTCTGGTGATGCAGGAGACCGTATTGTTTGTGGCGTAATTCAATAA
- a CDS encoding NupC/NupG family nucleoside CNT transporter yields MKFIFLLTGILLVFMIAFLFSSNRREIKYKRILIMLAVQIFLVYFMMNTNVGLNVITAIGQFFEKLLEIADTGIQFVFGGLVNEGEMPFIFVALLPLVFLSVLIGILNYVKVLPFIIRYLGLALSKITGMGRLESYFAVSTAVLGQPEVFLTVIKQIPLLSPRRLYTICTSAMSAVSMAMVGAYMTMIEPKFVVTAVVLNIFSALIIANIINPYDLEEDEDLIKVEEDQRVPFFQMIGDSIMDGFKLVVTVAAMLLGFIALMEMINVIFLGVFNFSFQTMIGYVFAPIAFLMGVPWGEAVQAGGIMATKLVTNEFVAMLSFGEISSTLSDKTIAIVSVYLVSFANFGTVGIVAGSIKSISEKQGQHVSKFALKLLLGATLASVISGTIMGIVM; encoded by the coding sequence ATGAAATTCATATTTTTACTAACTGGGATTCTGCTAGTCTTTATGATTGCGTTTCTATTCAGTAGTAATAGAAGAGAAATTAAATATAAACGTATTCTGATCATGTTAGCGGTGCAGATATTTTTAGTATATTTCATGATGAATACAAATGTAGGCTTGAATGTCATAACAGCTATTGGTCAGTTTTTTGAAAAGCTTTTGGAGATAGCTGATACCGGAATTCAATTTGTATTTGGCGGCTTAGTGAATGAAGGCGAAATGCCATTTATCTTTGTCGCATTATTACCTCTTGTATTTTTGTCTGTTTTAATAGGAATCTTAAATTATGTTAAAGTTTTGCCTTTCATTATTAGATATTTAGGTTTAGCATTAAGTAAAATTACCGGAATGGGCAGGCTTGAAAGCTATTTCGCGGTATCTACTGCTGTGCTTGGACAACCTGAAGTATTTTTAACTGTCATCAAGCAAATTCCGCTTTTATCGCCAAGACGATTGTACACGATTTGTACGTCCGCGATGAGTGCAGTAAGTATGGCGATGGTCGGGGCTTATATGACGATGATAGAGCCGAAATTCGTTGTAACGGCTGTCGTATTGAATATTTTCAGTGCGCTTATCATCGCAAATATTATCAATCCGTATGATTTAGAGGAAGATGAGGATTTAATCAAAGTTGAAGAAGATCAACGCGTGCCTTTTTTCCAAATGATCGGGGATAGCATCATGGACGGTTTCAAACTTGTAGTGACCGTTGCGGCTATGCTATTAGGGTTTATTGCGTTGATGGAAATGATTAATGTGATTTTCCTGGGCGTATTCAATTTTTCATTCCAAACGATGATTGGTTATGTTTTCGCGCCGATCGCTTTCTTAATGGGTGTCCCATGGGGAGAGGCTGTGCAAGCGGGTGGTATTATGGCTACGAAACTTGTCACGAATGAATTTGTTGCGATGTTGAGTTTTGGTGAAATCTCATCAACGCTTTCTGATAAAACAATCGCGATTGTATCCGTTTATTTGGTCAGTTTCGCAAATTTCGGTACGGTCGGTATTGTCGCAGGTTCTATTAAATCGATTAGTGAAAAGCAAGGTCAGCATGTTTCGAAGTTCGCTTTGAAACTGTTGTTGGGTGCGACGCTGGCTTCTGTGATTTCGGGGACGATTATGGGGATTGTTATGTGA